gacgatgtcgtattggccacactagatatacacatgaatatgtgcttaaaggtgaggatcctcctttttgtatcccttgtgatgaaagaatcacagtcaagcatgtcttgcttgactgtgtggaatattccatcacaagggataagtatttcaaatcaagaaatatgaaggatctttttagtaatgttagttatcatttaatcattgcgtttttaaaggaattagacctgttacatgacttgtaaatagataaatattttatgattggaagttgaattagcaactgagattgttagtggctgtatcctcgaagggggttgaagtaccgtaaaattattgtcctcctaagagggtacgtaagtcccaaacagttgaagtcagatttaatgttccacgtttttagtcgtagaatatgtgtaattttaaattgtggctaatcttgcatacagtcgccagcagctgaggggatggtgtaaatccaactaggaaccatgcaggtagctgaggtactgtaagtccccatggtccctagtatggtgatctaccttcggttgttggcgatctatggcctgtttttatattgtactgtcccaatagtgataatattagcttttaagtttctacgctagttttaaatactaactgtgatagtctagtggttttactgtccttcgtcgacaggttcttcataatatgattatatattccgttttatgtcacatatgttctcgtcacaatatggctgcaatattgccgacgtgacgttaaatgataactcactcactcacttaacacaTAGGCTACGattaaagttaagaattcttagggatacgaacgtttcgagaataagggcccagactcactgacttggtcgaTGTCCTCGCTCTCAGGTATGCAGCTGCGCCTGTGCTTATCGGACGTAgacacaaatgacgtcacagACGATGTAGAatgataaatacatcattattccatGTAAACATCGGGAAATAAAAGTCGCAGAGAAAGAAATGAATATAATGTTGCAAGATTTGATACAATACGTCTACAGTTGTGTTTTCGAAGATGCCGAAACATGGCATAATCCCTACCTGCGATAACAGTGACAGACATTGAAGACTGATGGCAGCATATTGGGAGGAATTGTAATATTGTTCAGTGTATTTGGTGTGAGGACTGAACACGATGACATGCAAGTTCTGAGGCTTCTCATCCCTGCTGTGCCTGTGACTGTCACATGTGTCACGTCTCGCCTCTAAATCAATTATTCACACAAATATTTGATAAACTATGGGTTTTTTTGCAGTTAAAAAtaagaaatacagaaatatgcagtaaagaaaatacatgtgtactatttaACGAAGAGTTACGTTAGTTGAGAAAAACACCTTATTTAGTGTCGCGTGATAAAGTACTTGTATAATATAACGGTAATGCGATGAAATTCTTGGAATTGAAGCTGCATCACGCGCGTACATATGGCGGGTTGCCTCAGAGAAACTGCTGTTTCCATTTTATCGTTTTTCAGATCGAAAACTGATGTGGGTAATAACACAATACCCAACACATGACGAGGAATGGCAGATTGTCTTTCCCTCGTTATATTAATTACGTAATTTCGAGACTTGGCGATAATCTGCCATTCCACGTCGCGAAagaattttaatatttaattgTAATGTAACTCGGGAAAGATAATCTGCCATTCCCAGGGTCGGATACAGCATTTTGAGAAAGAGTTTGGGGTTGAAatgggtgttggtgtgggttagggttagggtgtgGGTGCACATTTCATTGTCACCCGAGTTTCAGTGGCCGGAAGGGGTGATTGTGTGGTTGCTTGTTAGCCGCATTGTCTAAATCCACATGATCCACCTGTTGGTCTGTAGAGGTGCTACCGTAACCCTGCCATCAAGCCAGCAGTGTGCAGCACTGAAACACTAGGCACAGACAGTAGCTGGCCACTTCGGTGCCTTGATCACAACATCGTGACGTCATCAgtagtgtgacgtcactgtgcATTTGGCGCCGCGCCAGCTGGCGAACCTCGGCTCAGTCAGAGGTCACAGAGTGCAGcgagatgtaaacaaacattttgttgttgtctgtttcacgATTAATGAGGAAATTATGACACACAATTAAAACAGAACTACATCACGAGATGCAGGGTTCATATACCGACGACATATCATCAACATTTACAGTCAACAATGTCCTTACCTGATTCTGTAAAGttccataaacaacaaaatgtctgaaaatattctCAACAAAGTTTATTTCTcctcaaacacaacaaatattctcaCCTAAATACAGAATTATAGACAACGCGACGACGTGAACGGCACAAACCACGACAGCGTCAGTAACGACATGTCCTCCATCATTGTCTACATCGACACTACCGTCGCTTCACTGTGTACCACGTGACAACAGGAGATCCGACAGTTGACGATGTCCCCGGCCTCTCGCCACGTCGGCGGCGGTCTGCCCGAAGTTGTTCCTGGCGTTGACGTCCACCCCGTCCAGAGACAGCACAAACTCCACCGTCGTCCTGTCTCCTCCATAACAGGccaagtgaaggatgttgttaccGCCATCAgtcaccagtgacacatcagcgcCTCGACCCACAAGCAGCTCCACCACATCTCTGTGTCTCCCAAATGCTGCCCACATCACCGGCGTCCTCCCGACTCCACCTCTACTGTTGACGTCAGCCCGACCTGTGTCCAGGATCCGCTTCACCTCCTCCAGTTTCCCCTTCCAGCAGGCAACATGGAGGACGGCGTCTGCCCGGGCGTCTCTACGTGCAGGAGTCGGTgtcgctgtaacacaaagtaaactCTGTACACAGGTCGGACATCTTTATCTTACAGCTGCGTTGTTCACATCTTACACTGATGATACAAAACTCTTGATACATAATCTATACATGTATCATGGCTGACAGCAACATGGCGGGTGTACAGGGAATAACAAGAACTAGTTGATGTTTTTCACACATTAGTCATCTACGTGATTAGAATGTAAACTGACAGTCCTGTGTGTTGTCTGTCCACTAACGACACACGTGACATAGTCTCCACCCACCTCGTGTGTCAGGTCTTGAGGGGGTCCCAGACTTCCCTGTGTCCCTGCTCGTGGCTGTGGAGACAAACATCAGGGTTtgaatgaacatatttacattacattacattacattacattacattacattacattacattcacATCGTTGATATCTAAATTATAAGTATGATCGAAGATATcagattataaataattaatataaGAGATATGTATCAACAAACCCATTGTACAGACTAGAAATTGTGAAGGGGTAGTTTCTAAAAGCCATATAGTTTTCCGGTAAATGACACCGGGATTGTGTTTAGACAGTACACAGATTTCTGACAGATGTGACAACTTGATACCATGTATACACAGTGCAACTAGCGACTATCACATCTGGTCCACCATACCCTCCCACCTACCAGGTACATCAGACATCTGTGTAGGTCCAGGTCTCGGTGCTTCCGTCTCGCTCCTGGCTGCAACACAGAATATGTCATGTAGATATATATCTAGAAAACTTAAACAGATTATGTCATGTAGGGGACTTCAACACTGGTTCCGTATCTGAACAGGAAACGACTACAACAATGTGGAAGCCCAAACATATGTGGACTTTCAATGGTATTATTACGTGTggcggtattattatgtatggtggtattacagtgttcacgaatagtgtctgaccctctgacaaacctggcagatttgccaatggtcagacagaagtccccaacctgctggccccagtgtctgactgaatatattacactgactttgtctgaagttgttatttgtggcgtgtgacacttgttcactgtttataaatttatgtttataatgtttgtcattatataatgttaataatttgaaTGCCAATAGTGAGAAAAgctaaatctgaaatgtgtgtttaattttattctgtggttcctgtgaattttcagtgggtcagacagacatctgaaacttacaggactcAATGTCATGTTACTTTGAATCATCATTCGTAAACATGTGCATATATATCTAGAAAACTTAAACACAGATTATGTCATGTAGGAGACTTCAACACTGGTTCCGTATCTGCCCAGGAAACAACTACAACAATGTGGAAGCCCAAACATATGTTGACTTACAATGGTATTATTACgtctggtggtattattatgtatggtggtattattgtGCCATTTGTTTCAACTTATATATGTTGCTGTACGCTACCTTGGCTGAAGTTGTTAAGACTGAAAACATCACTGGCTTGACAATCAAAGCTAACTCCCGCTTGTAAAAAAACGAAGTAAAGGCATTCTCACACGGCTGCTACTGTTGCAGGCCAAGGTAGATTCTAAAACATGCTCGTGTAAAAAATGCCATGTAAATGTAGTCTTCTATGCATATTGTTTCTATAGTTCATGAAGAGAGTATGTAAAATGCAGCCTATCATTTTGAATATAGGAACAGAGCAAACTGAAGGAAGTTAATGTTGGCGGCTGTTCACTGGTGCCAGCGAATTCTCCTCCATGCAAAACAGTGACAGTATTTTTACCATGCACCTGACAGAATGAACTTTGAATCTGTTCACATTTTAACAAAGCAAGATACATGCTGCCTAATCCTAACAGAAGTCATTGTTGGCCCTGGTCTGTTCACAATCCTACCTATTTCAGTGATGGCTCTTACAAAATACAGTGTTTAACAAACTTACCCCGCTAACGTCCTCACACAACATACACATCTCACCGCCAGCCTGGAAATGCCCAGACTAGCGTCACTGGTCGCGCTAAGGAGGGagttatgacgtcattgtgacgtgtCATGTGAGGAGCAGCACCGAGTTTGGCGCTCGACTGCGTGTGTTACTTGTATGGTCAACCGATCACGATAAGAAACAGCCGCCATCCATCACGCATGATGGATCATGGGGGGATCTGAGAGATTTACAACAGTCAGCATTAACTTCAATTATCTCCATGTTTTGCACGATACTGGTGATATAAATACGCAGCAAGATCAAAGGCACCGCTGGCCTTCAATAATATTATACGATGGACATTTCCCCCCGAATCACATGGGAAAAACAAAGGTTATGTTGCACTCTATGTCTTCATTATCTGGTTGGATAGATTCCTCACGGGGGAAAACTGATCGTAGTCTATACAGTATGTCTTGTttaaaggccacatgcaacgtaaaacacaactttgcagattctggtacctttcggtatgcacttaccgaaacaaatcataaaaaatgcaaattcaacctaaaaagttgaaaaaaacgcgatgaaaaaaaagcccgcgaaatcggagttcaaacgtttcactaaattccccccagcgctgtggggaaaactggtttcaacagctgtgctgcgctgcgtccataacgcatgcgcagtgaataggttcgcggagcttgaaacagtgtgcatgcccagcgtctgaggtcgtgagcagtagtctaatcgtggttgtgtacacaaacaagtaaataatctgctcgttccgtaaaacaacttgttgattgtggtaagcagtctctgtgacagagaaagctcagtgtctggtttattcacacctatatgtctgtctgcctgtctgctaaagacaacatgcaatacacagcttcaatcattgaccacgtgcaatttgaacttaacacctatcagactatacgacataaagaaaataagttgatttatgactcgtgcacccgagtcccgtgtctgccacactGTGCaactaggcacgtgtgatacacatgcaaacaaactacattcacttttttcggatgactcgatctgacggaaactggtgcaaactcttgtcagtttcaggtcctgctttgtactttgactaatgacagattccagccacgcagtagtttaccatctctactgacatgattttttaatggatcgagcgcaaattcagagaacatgtattttccaaccCAACATCtccatatacattcttcatggataatgaCTTGTTTTCgtttatatgattttgtttgacaacagtatatgaatccatgctgaaacgacgcatcaagtacacaaaaagaagttgttatccataaagaatcttactttcttgtgactggctatacttctaaaatgcccgtcaaacagatcatctttctgtacacacaatgaaccctcagcacaTCAGCA
This genomic stretch from Haliotis asinina isolate JCU_RB_2024 chromosome 4, JCU_Hal_asi_v2, whole genome shotgun sequence harbors:
- the LOC137282176 gene encoding putative ankyrin-containing lipoprotein Lxx09580 — its product is MTTFTMKAILKARSETEAPRPGPTQMSDVPATSRDTGKSGTPSRPDTRATPTPARRDARADAVLHVACWKGKLEEVKRILDTGRADVNSRGGVGRTPVMWAAFGRHRDVVELLVGRGADVSLVTDGGNNILHLACYGGDRTTVEFVLSLDGVDVNARNNFGQTAADVARGRGHRQLSDLLLSRGTQ